The Pricia mediterranea genome includes a window with the following:
- a CDS encoding TrmH family RNA methyltransferase, whose protein sequence is MKDAHLLEYLERFISEERKQRFLSILNQRTKYLTIAIEDVYQLHNASAIIRSCESFGLQEVHVIEDRFGKRLDKHIAMGAQRWVDVKRYGQTSDCLSQLKSEGYRIVATTPHAKSRLLDDFEIDGKTALFFGTEKEGLSEEVIAGSDGFLKIPMVGFTESLNVSVSAAIVLQTLTQQLRKSDLPWHLTETEKLEKRLDWTQKSIKSIEAILERYHRSSK, encoded by the coding sequence ATGAAAGACGCCCATCTCCTGGAGTATTTGGAAAGATTTATATCCGAAGAACGAAAACAACGATTCTTGTCCATTCTGAATCAACGGACCAAATACCTCACCATCGCCATAGAAGACGTGTACCAATTGCACAATGCCAGCGCAATCATACGCAGTTGCGAAAGTTTCGGGCTTCAAGAGGTTCACGTCATAGAGGATCGGTTCGGTAAGCGACTGGACAAGCATATTGCCATGGGAGCCCAACGGTGGGTCGATGTGAAACGCTACGGGCAAACATCGGATTGCCTATCCCAACTTAAAAGCGAAGGCTACCGAATAGTAGCGACCACACCCCATGCGAAGTCCCGTTTGTTGGACGATTTTGAAATTGATGGCAAAACGGCCCTATTCTTTGGCACCGAGAAAGAGGGACTGAGCGAAGAGGTGATTGCCGGCAGTGATGGGTTCCTGAAGATTCCAATGGTCGGCTTTACCGAAAGCCTGAACGTTTCGGTCTCCGCTGCCATTGTTCTGCAAACCCTGACCCAACAATTGCGAAAATCAGATCTGCCATGGCATTTGACGGAAACCGAAAAATTGGAAAAGCGTTTGGATTGGACCCAAAAATCGATCAAAAGCATTGAGGCGATTTTGGAACGCTATCATCGATCGTCAAAGTAA
- a CDS encoding alpha-amylase family glycosyl hydrolase, whose translation MEKTVPEPTKMAPFAWEGANVYFLLTDRFHNGDTLNDVNFERTDPTGPLRGFMGGDIVGITNKIKEGYFTELGVNAIWFSPVMEQIHGSTDETTGNTYGYHGYWTKDWTALDPNFGTKNDLENLVKTAHRYGIRILMDIVVNHTGPVTQRDPVWPDEWVRTNPSCTYTDYQSTTECTLVDNLPDIHTESDRPIELPDALLAKWKKEGRLSQELDELQLFFERTGYPRAPRFYIIKWLSDYVNSLGVDGFRVDTAKHVNENTWSELYKEASYAFEKWKKKHPEEVLDDLPFFMVGEVYGYGISGGRNYDFGDKKVDYFDHGFKSLINFELKKDAQQDYETIFEKYNDILHNSLKGKSVLNYLTSHDDGDPFDKERNDPIKAANILLLTPGASQIYYGDETARSLTIAGTDDNPVMGDATLRSFMNWDELENLPRTKRVLEHWRKLGKFRHDHLAVGAGKQQRLTKSPYVFSRTYLDGDFKDKVVIGLDLPEGKKSLRVKGFFGDGTALYDAYSDTEVTVAEGKVLLDNPYNIALLEVAE comes from the coding sequence ATGGAAAAGACTGTACCCGAACCGACCAAAATGGCACCTTTTGCCTGGGAAGGCGCGAACGTCTATTTTTTACTTACCGATCGCTTCCATAATGGGGACACCTTGAACGACGTCAACTTCGAGCGCACAGATCCAACCGGGCCGTTAAGGGGCTTCATGGGCGGTGACATCGTTGGCATTACAAATAAGATCAAGGAAGGCTATTTCACCGAATTGGGAGTGAACGCCATTTGGTTCTCCCCCGTTATGGAACAGATTCACGGTAGCACGGACGAGACGACCGGCAACACGTATGGCTACCACGGCTATTGGACAAAGGATTGGACGGCCTTGGACCCAAATTTCGGCACGAAAAACGATTTAGAGAACCTGGTAAAGACCGCCCACAGGTACGGCATCCGAATTCTGATGGATATCGTAGTAAACCACACCGGCCCCGTGACCCAACGAGATCCGGTTTGGCCCGATGAATGGGTCCGTACAAATCCCTCCTGTACCTACACCGATTATCAAAGTACCACCGAATGTACCTTGGTCGACAACCTTCCCGACATCCACACGGAATCGGACCGACCCATCGAACTGCCCGATGCACTTTTGGCCAAGTGGAAAAAAGAGGGGCGCCTAAGCCAAGAACTTGACGAGCTGCAGCTGTTTTTTGAACGCACCGGCTATCCCAGGGCGCCCCGATTCTACATCATTAAATGGTTGTCGGATTATGTGAACAGCCTCGGCGTTGACGGGTTCAGGGTCGATACGGCAAAGCACGTCAACGAAAACACGTGGTCGGAACTGTATAAAGAGGCATCTTACGCCTTTGAGAAATGGAAAAAAAAACATCCCGAAGAAGTATTGGACGACCTGCCCTTCTTTATGGTAGGTGAAGTGTACGGGTACGGAATTTCAGGCGGAAGGAATTATGATTTCGGGGATAAGAAAGTGGACTATTTCGACCACGGCTTTAAAAGTCTGATCAATTTTGAGTTGAAAAAGGATGCCCAACAGGATTATGAAACTATTTTCGAAAAGTATAACGACATTCTCCATAACAGCTTAAAGGGTAAAAGTGTATTGAACTATCTGACCTCCCATGATGACGGCGATCCCTTCGACAAAGAGCGCAATGACCCGATCAAGGCAGCCAATATTTTGTTGCTGACCCCGGGCGCCTCGCAGATTTACTACGGAGACGAAACTGCCAGAAGCCTGACCATAGCGGGCACGGACGACAATCCGGTCATGGGTGATGCCACGCTGCGGTCTTTCATGAACTGGGACGAGCTGGAAAACCTGCCCCGAACTAAAAGAGTTTTGGAACATTGGCGCAAACTGGGCAAGTTCAGGCACGACCATTTGGCAGTCGGTGCCGGCAAACAACAAAGGCTCACTAAAAGTCCCTATGTCTTCAGCAGAACCTATTTAGACGGCGATTTTAAGGACAAAGTGGTGATAGGGCTCGATTTGCCCGAAGGAAAAAAATCACTCCGGGTCAAAGGCTTCTTCGGGGACGGTACTGCCCTTTACGATGCCTATTCCGACACTGAGGTCACGGTGGCCGAAGGCAAAGTACTTCTCGACAATCCCTATAATATTGCGCTTTTAGAAGTGGCCGAATGA
- a CDS encoding transposase: protein MDATCYESNMRYPTNVKLLWECTDWLHRLLKKVCGEKKVAMPRSKYLKWKKRYVSYSKMKRKTKKKRDALTRALLLLTEKFSAELDRMEGEHGLAFTVDQYVRRAAARKVREQQYALFHHGVRPEGRIVSLDRPYVRPIVRGKEKKPVEFGAKVHKFQVGGIGFIEHLSFDAFHEGIRFRKTVLDAQGLTRTKVKIVGADAIYATNKNRKFATGNGIRTDFKRKGRAGKHEGHRKKLAAAITKERAARLEGSFGNDKEHYGLKRIRARTKATEILWIFFGIHTANALEIGRRMASARLAKAA, encoded by the coding sequence ATGGACGCCACCTGCTACGAGAGCAACATGCGGTACCCTACAAATGTAAAACTGCTCTGGGAATGTACCGACTGGCTGCACCGGCTGCTCAAAAAGGTATGCGGGGAAAAAAAGGTCGCCATGCCGCGCAGCAAGTACCTGAAATGGAAAAAGCGGTACGTGTCCTACAGCAAGATGAAGAGGAAGACCAAGAAGAAGCGGGATGCGCTGACCAGGGCCCTGCTCCTGCTGACCGAAAAGTTCTCGGCGGAACTGGACCGTATGGAAGGGGAGCACGGCCTGGCGTTCACCGTGGACCAGTACGTGCGCAGGGCCGCGGCCAGGAAGGTACGGGAACAACAGTACGCCCTGTTCCACCACGGCGTGCGGCCCGAGGGCCGCATCGTCAGCCTTGACAGGCCCTATGTCAGGCCGATCGTCAGGGGCAAGGAGAAAAAGCCGGTGGAGTTCGGTGCCAAGGTGCACAAGTTCCAGGTGGGCGGCATCGGCTTTATCGAGCACCTATCCTTCGACGCCTTCCACGAGGGGATACGCTTCCGCAAGACCGTCCTGGACGCGCAGGGCCTGACCCGTACCAAGGTCAAGATCGTAGGGGCCGATGCCATCTACGCGACCAACAAAAATCGGAAGTTCGCCACCGGGAACGGTATCCGTACCGACTTCAAGCGCAAGGGAAGGGCCGGCAAACACGAGGGGCACCGTAAGAAACTGGCGGCGGCCATCACCAAGGAAAGGGCCGCCCGCCTGGAGGGCAGCTTCGGCAACGACAAGGAACACTACGGCCTCAAAAGAATAAGGGCCCGCACCAAGGCTACGGAGATCCTCTGGATATTTTTCGGCATCCACACCGCCAACGCCCTTGAGATCGGCAGGCGCATGGCCTCGGCCCGCCTGGCAAAAGCAGCCTGA
- the purB gene encoding adenylosuccinate lyase has protein sequence MSLYPLNAISPVDGRYRNKTENLAPFFSEEALIRYRVQVEIEYFIALCEIPLPQLAQFDTSRFEALRSIYRDFSTDNALEIKDIEKTTNHDVKAVEYFIKNAFDRLGIQDFKEFIHFGLTSQDINNTAVPLSVKEAMNKVYVPQYRELVEKLEHLASEWAAIPMLARTHGQPASPTRLGKEVAVFVARVKEQFDLLNDIPSAAKFGGATGNFNAHKVAYPDIDWKAFGKRFVQEKLGLHHSFPTTQIEHYDHLAALFDTLKRINTIVLDLDRDFWTYVSMDYFKQKIKKGEVGSSAMPHKVNPIDFENSEGNLGIANALFEHLSAKLPISRLQRDLTDSTVLRNIGVPFAHTLIAFQATVNGLNKLLLNRPKLEKDLEDNWAVAAEAIQTILRREGYPNPYEALKGLTRTNAVINRRSISDFIDTLVISDDVKTELKAITPQNYTGV, from the coding sequence ATGTCCCTGTACCCCTTGAACGCCATTTCGCCCGTCGATGGGCGCTATCGAAACAAAACGGAAAATCTGGCCCCTTTTTTTTCCGAAGAAGCGTTGATCAGGTATCGAGTACAGGTAGAAATCGAGTATTTTATTGCGCTTTGCGAGATTCCCCTACCGCAACTTGCCCAATTTGACACGTCTCGTTTTGAGGCACTGAGAAGCATTTATCGGGACTTCAGCACCGACAACGCCCTTGAGATCAAGGATATCGAAAAGACTACCAACCACGATGTCAAAGCGGTGGAATACTTCATCAAAAATGCTTTTGATCGGTTAGGGATTCAAGATTTTAAGGAATTCATCCATTTCGGACTGACATCGCAAGATATCAATAACACCGCGGTACCCCTTTCGGTAAAAGAGGCCATGAACAAAGTCTATGTTCCACAATATCGCGAGCTGGTCGAGAAACTGGAGCATTTGGCATCGGAGTGGGCAGCTATCCCCATGTTGGCCCGCACCCACGGGCAGCCCGCCTCCCCTACCCGTTTGGGCAAAGAGGTCGCCGTATTCGTTGCACGAGTAAAAGAACAGTTCGATCTCTTGAACGATATCCCGTCCGCGGCCAAGTTCGGCGGTGCCACGGGAAACTTTAACGCCCATAAAGTGGCGTACCCCGATATCGACTGGAAGGCATTCGGCAAAAGATTCGTACAGGAAAAACTGGGATTGCACCATTCTTTCCCGACCACGCAAATCGAGCACTACGACCATCTGGCCGCCCTGTTCGATACACTGAAACGAATCAATACCATCGTATTAGATCTAGATCGGGATTTTTGGACCTACGTATCCATGGACTATTTTAAGCAAAAAATTAAAAAAGGTGAGGTCGGTTCATCGGCCATGCCGCACAAGGTAAATCCTATCGATTTCGAAAATTCCGAGGGAAACCTCGGAATCGCCAATGCACTTTTTGAGCATCTGTCTGCCAAACTACCCATATCCCGATTGCAGCGTGACCTCACGGATAGCACGGTACTACGTAATATTGGAGTACCATTTGCCCATACCCTGATCGCATTCCAGGCGACCGTAAATGGATTGAACAAGCTTTTACTTAATCGGCCCAAACTGGAAAAGGACCTTGAGGATAACTGGGCCGTCGCGGCGGAGGCCATACAAACCATATTGAGACGCGAGGGCTATCCAAATCCTTACGAGGCCCTGAAAGGCCTTACGCGCACCAACGCCGTAATAAATCGACGATCCATTTCGGATTTTATAGACACCTTGGTCATTTCCGATGACGTGAAAACAGAGCTAAAGGCGATTACCCCTCAAAATTACACTGGCGTTTGA
- a CDS encoding metallophosphoesterase, whose product MGRRNFLMKLFLGIAGLLFLDSFWFERYIIDWKEFDISEGSADKIKLIQLSDLHINSVKAFHRSLAERINSERPDALLVTGDSLNNKHGIAPLDDFLAMIDHDIPKFAIMGNVDYSGRVDLTILKNTYEKHNGTFLINQNHPLQVGERTVNLVGVDDYLYGNPDFSKASRGVDSSLDTIVLNHCPVYRNEIDAINRKLDQKVKLVLSGHTHGGQITFFGKVIITPNGSGDYVKGWYENETSRMYVSKGIGTRGIPFRFGSRAEAVIFYV is encoded by the coding sequence ATGGGCAGAAGAAACTTTCTTATGAAATTGTTTCTCGGAATAGCGGGATTACTGTTTCTAGATTCTTTTTGGTTCGAACGATACATCATAGATTGGAAGGAATTCGATATCTCCGAGGGGTCCGCCGATAAAATCAAGCTGATACAACTATCGGATCTTCACATTAATTCAGTCAAGGCCTTTCATAGGTCCCTTGCGGAAAGAATTAACTCCGAACGGCCCGATGCGCTGTTGGTGACGGGGGATTCGCTAAACAATAAGCACGGGATTGCCCCGTTGGACGACTTCCTGGCCATGATCGATCACGACATTCCAAAATTTGCCATCATGGGCAACGTAGATTATTCGGGCCGGGTCGACTTGACTATCTTAAAAAACACCTATGAAAAGCATAACGGTACGTTCTTGATCAACCAAAATCATCCTTTACAAGTGGGGGAACGCACGGTGAACTTGGTCGGGGTGGACGATTATCTTTATGGTAATCCGGATTTTTCGAAAGCATCACGCGGTGTGGACAGTTCTTTGGACACTATTGTACTCAATCACTGTCCCGTTTATCGCAACGAAATTGATGCGATCAACCGTAAGCTCGATCAGAAGGTCAAATTGGTCTTATCGGGTCATACCCATGGCGGACAGATTACATTTTTCGGAAAAGTTATTATTACCCCCAATGGCAGTGGCGACTATGTGAAGGGCTGGTATGAGAACGAAACGAGCCGGATGTATGTTTCAAAAGGGATAGGCACTCGAGGCATACCCTTTCGTTTCGGATCCAGGGCAGAGGCCGTCATCTTCTACGTGTGA
- a CDS encoding DUF4252 domain-containing protein — protein sequence MKLVPSILVATFFLALTGCSSTQSLQEYYVDNSENPNFLSLDLPVSLLNMENAELTDSQRKAFESLRKLNLLAFKKTEANSSEFQTEKTRVRSILKSNKFIELMKINTSYGRATITYLGDDDAIDEVVIYGDNDDKGFMLVRILGDDMNPAQMVQFLQALEKSDYKGEGLEKIGELIKG from the coding sequence ATGAAACTAGTTCCATCCATTTTAGTTGCCACTTTCTTCCTCGCTCTGACCGGCTGTTCTTCAACACAAAGCTTGCAGGAATATTATGTGGACAACTCCGAAAATCCTAACTTTTTATCCCTCGATTTGCCTGTTAGTCTTTTGAATATGGAAAATGCGGAATTGACCGATTCGCAGCGCAAAGCTTTTGAATCCCTTAGAAAACTCAATCTTTTGGCATTTAAAAAAACGGAGGCGAACTCATCGGAATTTCAAACCGAAAAGACCAGGGTCAGGTCGATCTTAAAAAGCAATAAGTTTATTGAACTGATGAAGATCAACACGAGCTACGGCCGAGCTACCATCACCTATCTGGGCGACGATGATGCTATCGATGAGGTCGTCATTTACGGCGACAATGACGATAAAGGTTTTATGTTGGTCCGTATCTTAGGCGATGATATGAACCCGGCCCAAATGGTCCAATTTTTACAGGCCCTCGAAAAGTCCGATTATAAAGGTGAGGGTCTGGAAAAAATCGGGGAGTTGATCAAAGGTTGA
- a CDS encoding adenylosuccinate lyase has protein sequence MTLQELYRKLDYVNHSRERRAEMSALILDNPTLMAPLMEIAFRVDDPVSSRACWVMEFTVKRNLSYLYPYLDGFTKNLERVYLDSSVRPVAKICELLMESYFSEPQNETRRTMTDLHLEQIVSACFDWLIGEHKVAPQAYSMTSLLLLGRKFDWIRPELKMVLEQNYAAGSPAFQARARMTLAKIDRSTTAS, from the coding sequence GTGACCCTACAGGAACTTTATCGAAAATTGGATTATGTAAACCATTCCCGTGAAAGACGGGCGGAGATGTCGGCCTTGATACTTGACAATCCTACGTTGATGGCGCCCTTAATGGAGATAGCCTTCAGGGTCGACGATCCCGTATCGAGCCGTGCCTGTTGGGTTATGGAATTCACGGTCAAAAGGAATCTGTCCTATCTCTATCCGTATTTGGATGGGTTCACGAAAAATCTGGAGCGGGTATATTTGGACTCTTCCGTTCGGCCTGTGGCGAAAATTTGCGAGCTATTGATGGAATCCTATTTTTCCGAACCGCAGAACGAGACCCGAAGGACGATGACCGACCTGCATCTGGAACAGATCGTGTCCGCCTGTTTCGACTGGCTCATCGGCGAACACAAGGTGGCGCCCCAAGCCTATTCGATGACCTCGTTACTGCTGTTGGGAAGAAAATTCGATTGGATCCGTCCCGAGCTGAAAATGGTACTCGAACAAAATTATGCCGCCGGCAGTCCTGCTTTTCAGGCCAGGGCCAGAATGACCTTGGCAAAGATTGATCGCAGTACAACCGCTTCCTAG
- a CDS encoding SIR2 family NAD-dependent protein deacylase has translation MGKKNTSETKKITVLTGAGVSADSGISTFRDADGLWEGHDVMEVASPQGFANNPSLVLDFYNQRRKRLKEVSPNPAHLALAELEAYYEVSIITQNVDDLHERAGSTHVVHLHGELLKMRSSGNEFVIWDCEGDIVVGDLCEQGHQLRPHIVWFGEAVPQLEKAASETRSADILIIIGTSMQVYPAASLVHYANEGVPIYFIDPDPNVSEHDLDNLSIIPETAAKGVPPLVSDLIAAAS, from the coding sequence ATGGGAAAAAAGAATACATCAGAAACGAAAAAAATTACCGTACTGACCGGTGCAGGGGTAAGTGCGGACAGCGGAATCAGCACCTTTAGGGATGCCGACGGACTATGGGAAGGTCACGACGTGATGGAAGTCGCCTCACCCCAGGGGTTCGCCAACAATCCGAGTTTGGTCCTCGATTTCTACAACCAAAGACGAAAACGGTTGAAGGAGGTTTCTCCCAATCCCGCGCACCTCGCCCTAGCGGAACTTGAAGCGTATTACGAGGTGAGCATCATTACCCAAAACGTAGACGATCTGCACGAACGTGCCGGAAGCACCCATGTCGTTCACCTTCACGGAGAACTTCTAAAAATGCGAAGTTCGGGGAACGAGTTCGTGATATGGGACTGTGAAGGCGATATAGTCGTTGGGGACCTTTGCGAACAAGGACATCAGTTGCGACCGCACATCGTATGGTTCGGCGAAGCCGTGCCCCAACTGGAAAAAGCGGCCTCGGAGACCCGATCTGCGGATATCCTTATCATTATCGGCACTTCGATGCAGGTATATCCTGCTGCGAGTCTGGTACATTACGCAAATGAAGGCGTTCCCATATATTTTATCGACCCCGATCCGAATGTTTCAGAACATGATCTCGACAACTTGAGCATCATTCCCGAGACGGCTGCCAAAGGCGTACCCCCTTTGGTTTCGGACTTAATAGCCGCAGCGTCGTGA
- a CDS encoding mechanosensitive ion channel family protein, translating into MEDKFSIQDAISKLWDKMDGWLDAIILKLPNIVLAILVMVIFYFIARGLRNLFRHTLLTRIAQVSIQQIIAKTVFVTVLLIGFFVALSVLDLNKLLTSVLAGAGVIGLAIGLALQGTLSNTVGGFLLSFMPNIKIHDSIKNGDASGVVQEITLRNIVIKTPENYITVIPNSKFVDGAFTNYSLTDRGRVTVKCGVGYESDLQAVEDLTVKIISENFEQKSGEHVEFFFTEFGDSSINFMVRFWTDVTGFKQEHAARHKAVKLIKKHFDEKDFNIPFPIRTLDFAKNDLTVFTEKQNGKEKRKE; encoded by the coding sequence ATGGAAGACAAATTTTCGATACAGGATGCGATAAGCAAACTTTGGGACAAGATGGATGGATGGCTCGATGCCATTATCCTGAAACTTCCGAACATTGTGTTGGCCATCTTGGTAATGGTCATTTTCTACTTCATCGCACGTGGGTTACGTAACCTTTTCAGACATACCCTATTAACGCGTATAGCGCAGGTATCCATACAACAGATCATCGCCAAAACGGTGTTCGTGACCGTACTTCTTATAGGTTTCTTCGTCGCTCTGAGCGTTCTCGACCTCAACAAATTACTGACCAGTGTTTTGGCCGGTGCCGGAGTTATCGGTCTGGCAATCGGTCTGGCGCTACAAGGAACCTTGAGCAACACGGTCGGAGGGTTCCTGCTCTCGTTCATGCCCAATATCAAGATTCACGATTCCATAAAAAACGGTGATGCCTCGGGGGTCGTCCAAGAAATCACCCTCCGTAACATCGTTATAAAGACTCCTGAGAACTATATTACCGTGATACCCAACTCCAAGTTTGTCGATGGGGCGTTTACGAATTACTCCCTTACCGACAGGGGGCGTGTAACCGTAAAATGCGGAGTGGGTTACGAGAGCGACCTTCAAGCGGTGGAAGACCTTACCGTAAAAATTATTAGCGAGAACTTCGAACAGAAAAGCGGGGAGCACGTGGAATTTTTCTTTACCGAGTTCGGCGATAGCTCGATCAACTTTATGGTCCGGTTTTGGACCGATGTAACAGGCTTTAAGCAAGAACACGCTGCCCGGCACAAGGCGGTCAAATTGATCAAAAAGCATTTCGACGAAAAAGATTTCAATATTCCATTTCCCATTCGCACATTGGATTTTGCCAAAAACGATCTTACCGTATTTACCGAGAAACAAAACGGGAAAGAAAAAAGAAAGGAATAG